One segment of Belonocnema kinseyi isolate 2016_QV_RU_SX_M_011 chromosome 7, B_treatae_v1, whole genome shotgun sequence DNA contains the following:
- the LOC117176395 gene encoding regucalcin-like: MNTDGLKLANVSTLNSSLDLRVHISGLVWCKGFVLEIFALPSQFYLVTSEKHYNLLVHTFNGRSGKVGNPKPLFDWTQQHMTGSPRRLIVDNNGHLWMALDGGHGVIQVDPNSKLMKQFIGMPAERHNRQHPQQDKSGSIFALRGLGVHGKPPGEYKLNTVIINAKLPEHL; encoded by the exons ATGAACACTGATGGACTCAAATTGGCAAATGTGAGCACTTTGAATTCTTCTCTGGATTTAAGAGTACACATTAGCGGACTTGTTTGGTGCAAAGGATTTGTGCTGGAAATATTTGCCCTTCCTTCCCAATTTTATTTGGTCACCTCTGAGAAACATTACAACCTACTAGTCCACACTTTTAACGGCAGAAGTGGAAAAGTTG GGAACCCTAAACCTCTCTTTGACTGGACACAACAACATATGACAGGATCTCCGCGCCGCCTGATAGTTGATAATAATGGTCATCTCTGGATGGCTCTTGATGGAGGTCACGGA GTCATTCAAGTTGATCCAAATAGTAAACTAATGAAACAATTTATTGGCATGCCTGCAGAGAGA CATAATAGACAACATCCACAACAAGAtaaaagtggttcaatttttgCCCTCAGAGGCCTTGGCGTGCACGGGAAACCGCCAGGAGAATACAAATTGAATACAGTCATTATCAATGCAAAATTACCAGAACATCTCTAA